Proteins found in one Apostichopus japonicus isolate 1M-3 chromosome 16, ASM3797524v1, whole genome shotgun sequence genomic segment:
- the LOC139982512 gene encoding uncharacterized protein, whose translation MDIPTSLEEFKLWKVDRLKEFLKKRKLKISGRKEELVALAYAAVQMNIACMDYIELKQRLMTDYKDGKAFSYLESGWLGEIYYNAISAESRLCFLKAECTPSQRINNIPWKAWICLEKSSGKIMRGYCTCFAGLGLSCNHVGAILYKVDLAWRTGRTRRSVTGQACAWNRYGAKKNVEPKRVADMDWSKPHFSKHVSLVPDLDVANATLYSLYIIHKRKKDTDSYSNSQLADQLLHLMPAYPDVCFLQQVDIGLSLPSYATEMKLNHFVFILLLSLQSPINPPERQLFSPNQKDKATPALSLLTNHLLPACPDAWFLQQVDIGQITLPNYATESDVNIECTVDVSTTACIQPHITTLARTMDNFFEKPSVFTDEQVKQIEETRGQANNPTWIAQRQGRLTASNVRAVVNRVRTISKSKSPVDTTGLVNLISGISSPNPDLPALKYGREMESQARNNYVSVMRTHGHPSTTVTECGLFVHLQLIYLAATPDGIVKCKCCGTGLLEIKCPLSICDQIPSSDCVAYLVDDDDKGNTVLKRSHGYYFQVQMQLRVTKTQWCDFFVFSTHGYVRERIYFNKQIWQEMLKSTSFFFTSIYAKTLTAT comes from the exons ATGGATATTCCTACAAGTTTGGAAGAGTTTAAACTTTGGAAAGTTGACAGACTGAAGgaatttttaaagaaacgaaAGTTGAAGATAAGTGGCCGGAAAGAAGAGTTGGTTGCTCTAGCGTACGCTGCCGTTCAGATGAACATTGCCTG TATGGATTATATTGAACTGAAGCAAAGACTCATGACGGACTACAAAGATGGTAAAGCCTTCAGCTATTTAGAGTCTGGGTGGCTCGGAGAAATATATTACAATGCCATTTCTGCCGAGTCAAGGTTGTGCTTTTTAAAGGCAGAGTGTACACCATCGCAGCGGATCAACAATATTCCTTGGAAAGCTTGGATTTGTCTGGAGAAATCTTCTGGAAAGATCATGCGTGGATATTGTACCTGTTTTGCTGG GCTTGGATTGTCGTGCAACCATGTGGGAGCCATACTATATAAAGTAGATTTAGCTTGGAGGACAGGCCGCACCCGACGCTCTGTTACTGGTCAGGCGTGTGCCTGGAACAGGTATGGTGCAAAGAAGAATGTTGAACCAAAGAGGGTGGCTGATATGGACTGGAGTAAGCCTCACTTTTCAAAACATG TGTCACTTGTCCCGGACCTGGACGTGGCAAATGCCACGTTATATTCTTTGTACATCATACATAAGAGAAAAAAGGACACAGATAGCTACTCCAACTCTCAGCTGGCTGACCAACTACTGCACCTTATGCCAGCATATCCAGATGTATGCTTCCTCCAACAAGTGGATATTGGTCTAAGCCTACCAAGTTATGCTACtgaaatgaaattaaatcattttgtttttattctgctTTTAAGTTTGCAGTCGCCAATCAATCCTCCCGAGCGCCAGTTGTTCAGCCCCAACCAAAAGGACAAAGCTACTCCAGCTCTCAGCCTGCTGACCAACCACCTGTTGCCAGCTTGTCCAGATGCATGGTTCCTGCAACAAGTTGATATTGGTCAAATTACGCTACCAAATTACGCTACTGAAAGTGATGTAAACATTGAATGTACAGTGGATGTCTCTACGACCGCTTGCATCCAACCTCACATCACAACACTTGCTAGAACAATGGACAATTTCTTTGAAAAGCCTTCGGTTTTCACTGATGAACAGGTGAAACAAATCGAAGAGACGAGAGGGCAAGCAAACAACCCAACATGGATTGCGCAAAGGCAAGGGAGACTTACTGCCTCTAACGTTCGTGCAGTTGTCAACCGTGTAAGAACAATTAGCAAATCAAAGTCACCGGTTGACACAACCGGTTTGGTCAATTTAATTTCAGGGATTTCATCTCCCAATCCAGACTTGCCTGCCCTGAAGTATGGCAGAGAGATGGAGTCACAAGCCAGGAATAATTATGTTTCAGTTATGCGTACCCATGGCCACCCATCCACCACGGTGACCGAGTGTGGACTTTTTGTACACcttcaattaatttatttagCCGCCACACCAGATGGGATTGTGAAGTGTAAGTGTTGTGGTACGGGACTGTTGGAGATTAAATGCCCACTGTCAATTTGTGACCAGATTCCTTCCTCAGATTGTGTTGCATACTTGGTAGATGATGATGACAAAGGTAATACTGTTTTGAAAAGATCACATGGCTATTACTTCCAAGTTCAGATGCAGCTTAGAGTAACCAAGACACAATGGTGTGacttttttgtattttcaaccCATGGCTATGTCAGAGaaagaatatattttaacaaacaAATCTGGCAAGAAATGTTAAAGTCTACTTCGTTCTTTTTTACTTCTATTTATGCTAAAACCTTAACTGCTACATAA
- the LOC139981924 gene encoding uncharacterized protein → MEVNSGVSVDPKGGRPLLYGPTKESSRRVSQRRKDATKIFLLQCYVDWQLEKDLHQLSRNLKQMSNADFVEHLIADHAKRCKPNEDKQDAAMQTTNEGIRSVGTQTEEVQATSTTEATTSTPAKKAPTKNWPVSAINPPTFQSQKDSVKRNTMTAFQDKNFEDDDFHEEENQFEDWARAVQELNQSEIPIDQLNAMSLLKQTYLDIVTVIMRARKTQQQQSKMKLILICRILQSHL, encoded by the exons ATGGAGGTGAATTCCGGAGTAAGTGTTGATCCCAAAGGAGGGAGGCCTTTACTTTACGGCCCTACAAAGGAAAGTAGTAGAAGGGTTTCTCAAAGAAGGAAAGACGCCACTAAAATTTTCCTTCTTCAATGTTACGTTGACTGGCAACTGGAAAAGGACCTCCATCAACTAAGTCGAAACCTGAAACAGATGTCTAATGCTGACTTTGTCGAACATCTGATAGCAGATCATGCCAAAAG aTGTAAGCCAAATGAAGACAAACAAGATGCTGCTATGCAAACTACCAATGAAGGCATCAGATCAGTTGGCACCCAGACAGAAGAAGTTCAAG CCACTTCGACCACAGAAGCTACTACTTCAACACCAGCAAAAAAAGCTCCCACAAAAAATTGGCCTGTATCAGCAATTAATCCCCCTACATTCCAATCCCAAAAAGACTCTGTAAAGAGAAATACTAT gACTGCCTTTCAAGATAAAAACTTTGAAGATGATGACTTTCATGAGGAGGAGAATCAGTTTGAAGACTGGGCTAGAGCTGTCCAAGAACTCAATCAGAGTGAAATTCCTAT TGACCAATTGAATGCAATGTCTCTGTTGAAGCAGACGTATTTGGACATTGTGACAGTGATTATGAGAGCGAGGAAGACCCAGCAACAACAGAGCAAAATGAAACTGATATTGATCTGCAGGATTTTGCAGAGTCATTTGTGA